One window from the genome of Dongia rigui encodes:
- a CDS encoding CHAP domain-containing protein translates to MPISTPTSTSIAPAVVPPPAYVSYEDISCVPYARLASGINLRGDAYTWWDNAAGIYQRGNAPAPGAVLVLAQTSRLHSGHVAVVQQVISSREIVVSHANWVPGQVINGQHVYDVSPQNDWTMPRFYNLEAGVYGSVYPAYGFIYNVAANAAPAPVASSGQIGLPPQ, encoded by the coding sequence TTGCCGATTTCAACGCCGACCAGCACCAGCATCGCGCCGGCAGTGGTGCCGCCACCAGCTTACGTCAGCTATGAAGACATATCTTGCGTGCCCTATGCGCGCCTTGCCTCCGGCATCAACCTGCGCGGCGACGCCTACACGTGGTGGGACAACGCGGCGGGCATCTACCAACGCGGTAATGCGCCGGCACCGGGGGCCGTCTTGGTACTGGCGCAAACCAGCCGGCTGCACAGCGGCCATGTCGCCGTCGTCCAACAGGTCATCAGCTCACGCGAGATTGTGGTTAGTCACGCCAATTGGGTACCTGGCCAGGTGATCAACGGCCAGCACGTCTACGACGTTTCACCGCAGAATGACTGGACCATGCCACGCTTCTACAATTTGGAAGCTGGGGTTTATGGCAGCGTCTATCCGGCTTATGGCTTCATCTACAACGTCGCTGCCAATGCCGCGCCGGCACCGGTTGCTTCAAGCGGCCAGATTGGGCTGCCGCCGCAATAG